The Shewanella zhangzhouensis genome has a window encoding:
- a CDS encoding tetratricopeptide repeat-containing diguanylate cyclase: MTFDFPKSILWAGFLLILWQPVHAGDLSLDEIDRLFSQLESNPSQFESYSDQIELLKQNIATDDIPRTLRLKRALCWATDLTQDNALEQGLNYANEQLLLPMVQADIPTQSDLILCRGWLLQEKGVMADAMSDYNRSVALAYQSEEPRLIADSRSLRGALLSYQGNFADALEDLITSQHLYESLNLTYWARYNLLELATSYRRFGDPATAIRYYEDLLQKYTEIKDKFAVVGVKAEMAMAYETLEDFDKALIYYREVLASWSAQNDPVNTAATRVNMSGTLIKLGRLKEAKAELELAFPDVKPEHVGFYAFKHLFMAQILLAEGKPQDALPLLEIGEESFRNVQNNRGLAELYATKSQVYAALEDWANAFYSLEVQNALHTQLDSQLQSQRTTEMRTRFDTDRIENENRQLIAYQRLREKEMVILQENKFLQFIIIVMGIIILSIVSIFAYKQAQRSKLMERLALTDHLTQLANRRHTYHEGEAMFRSARPGSPLSVILFDADHFKKINDHFGHDVGDKVLIAMAQSSVGQMRKGDLVGRIGGEEFLALLPHTTLEQAVEIAERLRLTIETTDLSDIASGLGMSISAGVATLDSSRDKNFSSFLNRADHALYRAKHNGRNRVEKDD; encoded by the coding sequence ATGACATTTGATTTTCCAAAGTCCATTCTTTGGGCCGGCTTTTTACTTATCCTCTGGCAGCCCGTGCATGCCGGGGATTTGTCGCTGGACGAGATAGACAGGCTGTTCAGCCAGCTGGAAAGCAATCCATCTCAGTTTGAGTCTTATTCTGATCAAATTGAACTGCTCAAACAGAATATTGCCACCGACGACATCCCCCGCACCCTGCGCCTGAAACGGGCGCTTTGTTGGGCTACCGACCTGACCCAGGATAACGCCCTGGAGCAGGGCCTGAATTATGCCAACGAGCAACTGCTGCTACCCATGGTGCAGGCCGATATTCCAACCCAGTCAGATTTAATACTTTGCCGTGGCTGGCTGTTACAGGAAAAAGGCGTCATGGCCGATGCCATGAGTGACTATAACCGCTCGGTTGCCCTCGCCTATCAATCGGAAGAACCCCGCCTCATCGCCGATAGCCGCAGTCTCAGGGGAGCCCTGCTTTCTTATCAGGGCAACTTTGCCGACGCACTGGAAGATCTCATTACGTCCCAACACCTGTATGAGAGCCTCAATCTAACCTACTGGGCCAGATACAATCTTCTTGAACTCGCCACCAGTTATCGCCGTTTCGGCGACCCGGCAACGGCCATCCGTTACTATGAAGATCTCTTGCAAAAGTACACCGAGATCAAAGACAAATTTGCCGTCGTGGGCGTAAAGGCCGAAATGGCCATGGCATACGAAACCCTGGAAGACTTTGATAAAGCACTCATCTACTACCGTGAGGTACTGGCGAGCTGGAGTGCGCAAAACGATCCTGTCAATACTGCCGCCACCCGGGTCAATATGAGCGGCACCCTCATTAAGCTTGGCAGGTTGAAAGAAGCAAAAGCCGAGTTGGAGTTGGCATTTCCGGATGTAAAACCTGAACATGTGGGCTTCTATGCCTTCAAGCACCTGTTTATGGCCCAAATCCTGCTCGCTGAAGGTAAGCCGCAGGATGCCCTGCCACTACTGGAAATTGGCGAAGAAAGCTTCCGCAATGTGCAAAACAACCGTGGACTAGCCGAGCTCTATGCCACCAAAAGCCAGGTCTACGCAGCCCTGGAAGACTGGGCCAACGCGTTTTACAGCCTTGAGGTACAGAACGCACTCCATACTCAACTGGACAGTCAGCTACAATCTCAGCGCACCACCGAGATGCGCACCCGATTCGATACCGACAGAATTGAAAATGAAAACCGCCAGCTGATTGCTTATCAGCGTCTGCGGGAAAAAGAAATGGTCATACTGCAGGAAAATAAATTTCTGCAATTCATCATTATTGTCATGGGCATCATCATCCTCAGCATTGTGTCTATTTTTGCCTACAAGCAGGCACAGCGCTCGAAACTGATGGAACGGCTAGCCCTTACCGATCACCTGACGCAACTTGCCAATCGCCGGCACACCTACCATGAAGGCGAGGCCATGTTCCGGAGCGCAAGGCCCGGCAGTCCCTTGTCTGTTATCCTGTTTGATGCCGACCATTTCAAAAAAATCAATGACCACTTCGGTCATGATGTTGGTGATAAAGTCTTGATTGCCATGGCTCAAAGCAGCGTTGGGCAAATGCGTAAAGGCGATTTGGTCGGCCGCATCGGGGGCGAGGAATTTCTGGCGTTACTGCCACACACCACGTTGGAGCAGGCGGTTGAAATTGCCGAACGGCTGCGGTTAACCATAGAAACGACGGATTTGTCAGATATCGCTTCCGGCCTTGGCATGAGCATCAGCGCCGGTGTCGCCACTCTGGACAGCAGCAGGGATAAAAACTTTTCCAGCTTCCTTAACCGGGCTGATCACGCGCTTTATCGCGCCAAACACAATGGTCGTAACCGGGTAGAAAAAGACGATTAA
- a CDS encoding substrate-binding periplasmic protein, whose amino-acid sequence MHRLGFKCMLLFAALLSVSLAAAGEVTEPSAPSRLRLLTEPLPPLSYLEGDKASGYAVELVEQLKSRVGEEAGIEVLPWARAYSVASQLPNVLLFSTALRDSRRSQFDFVGPIATARIMVYKLATDTEIPSSLDAVSQLGSLGVYRGSPSQRILNTHGLKNVEVSSYPLQSLRQLLAGRVRYWCQADLAVSMLLSQAGTTDLAITPLFELERVELYLAFSRGTPAATVEKWHKALNDFQEEGDFVRLYEKWFNMPAENTSSHILWHLTPED is encoded by the coding sequence ATGCATCGATTGGGCTTTAAATGCATGTTGCTGTTTGCTGCTCTGCTGTCTGTTTCATTGGCAGCAGCGGGGGAAGTGACAGAGCCCTCGGCTCCGAGCCGGTTGCGACTGCTGACCGAGCCCTTGCCTCCCCTGAGTTATCTTGAAGGCGACAAGGCCTCGGGTTACGCAGTGGAGTTGGTAGAGCAGTTAAAGTCCCGTGTTGGCGAAGAGGCGGGCATAGAAGTACTGCCCTGGGCCAGAGCCTACAGCGTGGCGTCTCAGCTTCCCAATGTCTTGCTCTTTTCCACAGCTCTCAGAGACTCGAGACGCAGCCAATTTGATTTTGTCGGCCCCATAGCCACAGCAAGAATTATGGTTTACAAGCTGGCGACAGATACCGAAATCCCCTCCAGCCTGGATGCGGTGTCACAGCTTGGCAGTTTGGGCGTATATCGGGGGTCGCCTTCGCAGCGCATCCTCAATACACATGGGTTAAAAAACGTCGAGGTATCCAGTTATCCGTTGCAGTCTCTCAGGCAGTTGCTCGCAGGACGGGTACGCTATTGGTGCCAGGCCGATTTGGCTGTCAGTATGCTGCTGAGCCAGGCCGGTACTACTGACCTGGCTATTACTCCGTTATTCGAATTGGAGCGGGTAGAGCTGTATCTCGCGTTTTCACGGGGTACCCCAGCAGCGACTGTAGAGAAGTGGCATAAGGCGCTCAATGACTTTCAGGAAGAAGGGGACTTTGTGAGGCTTTATGAGAAGTGGTTTAACATGCCTGCGGAAAATACTTCCAGCCACATTCTCTGGCATTTGACGCCGGAAGATTAA
- the queG gene encoding tRNA epoxyqueuosine(34) reductase QueG, whose product MTSTPSHAQLNDLARQIKAWGKALGFAELGITDTDLSAEEPKFLEWLAKGYHGEMAYMESHGLMRARPQELHPGTIRVIAARMDYLPENAGFATNLRDPNLGYISRYAGGRDYHKLIRNRLKKLGEQIDVWLAERGFASSNFRPFVDSAPILERPLAEKAGLGWTGKHSLILNHQAGSWFFLGELLVNLPLPVDIPIAEDCNTCVACIKSCPTDAIVAPYVVDGRRCISYLTIELQGAIPKEFRPLMGNRIYGCDDCQLACPVNSGSPLSNEADFQIRQPLKLPALLSLFAWDEATFLRQTEGSAIRRIGHKRWLRNIAVALGNAPASSDILSALNARLRDEEIDEMVAEHIHWAIERQQNGLSKDSRKTSRLIRSIEKGMPRDA is encoded by the coding sequence ATGACTTCAACCCCATCCCATGCCCAACTCAATGACCTTGCCCGGCAAATCAAAGCCTGGGGCAAAGCGCTCGGCTTTGCTGAACTTGGGATTACGGATACAGACCTTTCGGCCGAAGAACCCAAATTCCTCGAGTGGCTCGCCAAGGGCTACCACGGTGAGATGGCTTACATGGAATCCCATGGGCTGATGCGTGCCCGTCCGCAGGAGCTGCACCCCGGCACCATCAGAGTGATTGCCGCACGTATGGATTACCTGCCAGAGAATGCAGGTTTTGCCACTAACCTGCGCGATCCCAACCTTGGCTACATATCCCGTTACGCCGGTGGCCGTGATTATCACAAACTGATCCGTAACCGACTGAAAAAGCTTGGCGAGCAAATCGATGTCTGGCTTGCCGAGCGTGGCTTTGCATCTTCCAACTTTCGCCCCTTTGTCGACTCGGCGCCCATTTTAGAGCGACCTCTGGCGGAAAAAGCAGGCCTTGGCTGGACCGGTAAGCACTCACTTATTCTAAATCATCAGGCGGGCAGTTGGTTCTTTTTGGGTGAGCTGCTGGTAAACCTGCCGCTGCCCGTCGACATTCCCATCGCAGAAGACTGCAACACCTGCGTTGCCTGCATCAAAAGTTGCCCAACCGACGCCATAGTCGCGCCCTATGTGGTGGATGGCAGGCGCTGCATCTCTTATCTCACCATCGAGCTGCAGGGCGCCATTCCGAAAGAATTCCGCCCGTTAATGGGTAACCGCATCTACGGCTGTGATGACTGCCAGCTTGCCTGCCCGGTCAACAGCGGCTCACCGCTCTCCAATGAAGCCGACTTTCAAATCCGCCAGCCACTCAAGTTGCCAGCATTGCTTAGCCTGTTTGCCTGGGATGAAGCCACCTTTTTACGACAGACAGAAGGCAGCGCCATTCGTCGCATTGGCCATAAAAGGTGGCTGAGAAACATTGCTGTGGCGCTGGGCAATGCCCCAGCAAGCAGTGATATTCTGAGTGCCCTGAACGCCAGGCTCAGAGATGAAGAAATCGATGAAATGGTGGCAGAGCATATCCACTGGGCCATCGAGCGTCAGCAAAATGGCCTTTCAAAAGACAGCCGCAAGACGTCACGGCTGATACGCTCCATCGAAAAAGGCATGCCCAGAGACGCCTAA
- a CDS encoding dodecin: MNHVYKIIEITGSSTLSSDDAIRNAVAAAAQSLHHLRWFEVVETRGHLEAGVIAHWQVTVKIGFTLDTP, from the coding sequence ATGAATCATGTCTACAAGATAATTGAAATCACAGGTTCCTCTACCCTCAGCAGCGACGATGCCATTCGTAATGCGGTGGCTGCGGCGGCGCAGTCACTGCATCATTTACGTTGGTTTGAAGTAGTTGAAACCCGCGGTCACCTCGAAGCGGGTGTGATAGCCCACTGGCAGGTGACGGTGAAAATCGGTTTCACTCTGGATACGCCTTAG
- the metE gene encoding 5-methyltetrahydropteroyltriglutamate--homocysteine S-methyltransferase, giving the protein MQLNSLGFPRIGRRRELKFALEQYWRGELSQNELREQAKALRQAHWQWQADAGVERLPVGDFAYYDQVLTLAATLNAIPQRHRDSDEVDLDTLFRVARGRAPSGKAAAAAEMTKYFNTNYHYIVPELHADQTFSIAWTQLFDEVEEVKALGYDPKPCILGPVSFLYLSKAYGSEFDKLSLLPQLLATYAELLARFAAQGVTWIQIEEPVLALDLDESWQAAFASAYQAFTCVSVKLLLTTYYGTVAHHADIIQALPVAGLHLDLVSAPEQLEVFLPRLAQQQILSLGLINGRNVWAADLDLIAERIAPVARDLGERLWLATSCSLLHTPVDLDVETALKPELKRQLAFARQKLLELRSLNTLLSLPNGADAAAIAAECVARRAERAQAADAAVAARLDALTNADFERQSAFPVRQQQQQQRLKLPLLPTTTIGSFPQTPAIRGLRNRFRKGEIGALEYDNQLKQVCRDTIDRQLKLGIDVLVHGEAERNDMVEYFGEQLDGVGFTKNGWVQSYGSRCVKPPLIYGDVSRPKPMTLDWAEYAQSLTDKPVKGMLTGPVTILHWSFAREDISRETICKQIALAIRDEVADLERSGIAIIQIDEPAFREGLPLRRGDWQAYLDWAVGSFKLSAACVQDNTQIHTHMCYSEFNDTIAAIAAMDADVITIETSRSAMELLGAFEDFEYPAEIGPGVYDIHSPNTPDIEAMAALMERAARRIPLRQLWVNPDCGLKTRTWDEVEPALRNMVDATRELRRRLG; this is encoded by the coding sequence ATGCAATTAAATAGTCTTGGCTTTCCACGGATAGGACGTCGCCGTGAGTTGAAGTTCGCCCTCGAGCAATATTGGCGTGGAGAGTTGTCCCAGAATGAGCTGCGCGAGCAGGCCAAGGCACTGCGTCAGGCCCACTGGCAGTGGCAGGCCGATGCCGGCGTGGAACGATTGCCAGTGGGGGACTTTGCCTACTACGATCAGGTGCTGACCCTGGCGGCAACCCTGAATGCGATTCCTCAGCGCCACCGCGATAGCGACGAGGTCGACCTGGATACCCTGTTCCGTGTTGCCCGAGGCCGCGCACCAAGCGGCAAAGCCGCCGCAGCGGCGGAAATGACCAAGTATTTCAACACCAACTATCACTATATAGTGCCCGAGCTTCACGCCGACCAAACCTTCTCCATCGCCTGGACCCAGCTGTTTGATGAAGTCGAAGAAGTGAAAGCGCTGGGCTATGACCCCAAACCCTGCATTCTGGGCCCTGTGTCTTTCCTGTATTTGTCCAAAGCCTACGGCAGTGAGTTTGACAAATTAAGTCTGCTGCCTCAGCTGCTCGCCACCTATGCTGAGCTGCTGGCGCGTTTTGCCGCTCAGGGCGTGACCTGGATACAAATCGAAGAGCCTGTGCTGGCGCTGGATCTGGACGAGAGCTGGCAAGCAGCCTTTGCCAGCGCGTATCAGGCCTTTACCTGCGTGTCGGTTAAGCTGCTGCTGACCACTTACTACGGCACTGTGGCACACCATGCCGACATTATTCAGGCGCTGCCGGTGGCAGGTTTGCATCTGGACCTGGTGTCTGCCCCTGAGCAGCTGGAGGTCTTTCTGCCGAGACTTGCGCAGCAGCAGATACTGAGTCTCGGCCTTATCAATGGCCGAAATGTGTGGGCTGCGGATCTTGATTTGATTGCCGAGCGCATTGCGCCGGTTGCCAGAGATCTTGGCGAACGCCTGTGGCTCGCTACCTCCTGCTCGCTGCTGCACACACCGGTGGACCTCGATGTGGAAACCGCGCTTAAGCCTGAACTTAAACGCCAGCTCGCCTTTGCCAGACAGAAGCTGCTGGAGCTGAGAAGCCTCAATACCCTGCTGAGCTTACCCAATGGCGCAGATGCTGCTGCCATTGCCGCCGAGTGCGTAGCCCGCCGCGCTGAGCGTGCCCAGGCGGCCGATGCGGCAGTTGCCGCCAGGCTGGATGCACTCACCAATGCAGATTTTGAGCGTCAAAGCGCTTTCCCTGTGCGCCAGCAACAGCAGCAACAGCGGCTTAAATTGCCACTCTTGCCAACCACTACCATAGGCTCTTTCCCGCAGACTCCCGCCATTCGTGGCCTGCGTAACCGTTTCCGTAAAGGGGAAATCGGCGCCCTTGAGTACGATAACCAGCTCAAACAGGTGTGCCGCGATACCATCGACCGTCAGCTGAAACTCGGTATCGATGTGCTGGTACACGGTGAGGCCGAGCGTAACGACATGGTGGAATACTTTGGCGAGCAGCTCGACGGTGTCGGCTTTACCAAAAATGGCTGGGTGCAGAGTTATGGCAGCCGCTGCGTAAAACCGCCGTTGATTTACGGTGATGTGTCGCGTCCCAAACCTATGACACTCGACTGGGCCGAATACGCCCAGAGCCTCACCGACAAACCGGTGAAAGGCATGTTGACCGGGCCTGTGACCATTCTGCATTGGTCTTTTGCCAGGGAAGATATCAGCCGCGAAACCATCTGTAAGCAGATTGCGCTGGCCATACGCGATGAAGTGGCAGATCTGGAGCGCTCAGGCATCGCCATTATCCAGATTGACGAGCCGGCCTTCCGTGAGGGATTGCCACTGCGCCGTGGTGACTGGCAGGCCTATCTCGACTGGGCGGTGGGCTCCTTTAAGCTGAGCGCGGCTTGCGTGCAGGATAACACGCAAATCCACACTCACATGTGCTACAGCGAGTTTAACGACACCATTGCTGCCATTGCCGCCATGGATGCCGATGTTATCACCATCGAGACCAGTCGCTCGGCCATGGAGCTGCTGGGTGCCTTTGAAGACTTTGAGTATCCAGCTGAAATTGGCCCGGGTGTTTACGATATCCACTCGCCCAACACGCCGGATATTGAAGCCATGGCGGCGCTGATGGAAAGGGCTGCCAGGCGTATTCCGCTCCGGCAGCTGTGGGTAAATCCGGACTGCGGTCTCAAGACCCGTACCTGGGATGAGGTAGAGCCGGCCCTTCGTAACATGGTGGATGCCACCCGCGAGCTGCGTCGCCGCCTGGGCTGA
- a CDS encoding LysR family transcriptional regulator, translated as MIELRHLRTLMALKESGSLAAAAKKRFVTQSALSHQIKELETRINSPVFVRKSKPLSFTQEGARLLNLAEEILPRVMETEFVLKKGLETDANLLKVGIECHSCFRWLMPVMEAFRAEYPDADLDLSSRHLFDSLNALESGELDIVLTSDPVPGHQLAYQHLFDFEVRLVVAKEHPLASKHQVLPKDLAGLPIISYPVPLERLDLFRLFLEPAGIEPGVQKSCDLTSVLFQRIACQDGIAALPSWSISEAQGLSLSSLRLGAEGLKRPLFGAYRRGSANSRQIQRYLELVAAEGLARQPR; from the coding sequence ATGATAGAGCTAAGACACCTTCGAACCCTGATGGCACTGAAAGAAAGTGGCAGCCTGGCAGCTGCGGCCAAAAAGCGCTTTGTCACCCAGTCTGCGTTGTCTCATCAGATCAAAGAGCTGGAAACCCGCATCAACTCCCCCGTGTTCGTGAGAAAAAGCAAACCCCTGTCTTTTACTCAGGAAGGCGCCCGACTGCTGAATCTGGCCGAAGAAATTCTGCCTCGGGTGATGGAAACCGAGTTTGTATTGAAGAAAGGTCTGGAAACCGATGCCAACCTGTTGAAGGTGGGTATTGAGTGTCACAGCTGCTTTCGCTGGCTGATGCCGGTCATGGAGGCTTTCAGGGCTGAATATCCGGATGCGGATTTGGACTTGTCCAGCCGGCACCTGTTCGACTCGCTGAACGCACTGGAGTCCGGAGAGCTGGACATAGTACTGACATCCGATCCCGTCCCCGGACATCAGCTGGCTTATCAGCACCTGTTCGACTTTGAAGTGCGCCTGGTGGTGGCCAAAGAACATCCGCTGGCGAGCAAGCACCAGGTACTGCCAAAGGATCTGGCAGGCTTACCCATCATCAGCTATCCGGTACCATTGGAACGCCTCGACCTGTTCCGCTTATTTTTGGAGCCTGCCGGCATTGAGCCCGGTGTGCAAAAAAGCTGTGACCTGACTTCGGTACTGTTTCAACGCATCGCCTGTCAGGATGGTATTGCTGCCCTGCCCAGTTGGTCCATCAGTGAAGCCCAGGGCCTCAGCCTCAGCAGCTTGCGCCTCGGCGCCGAAGGGTTGAAACGTCCTTTATTTGGCGCCTATCGCCGTGGCAGTGCCAATTCCCGCCAAATACAGCGCTATCTTGAATTGGTGGCAGCAGAAGGCCTGGCCCGTCAGCCGCGGTAA
- a CDS encoding HDOD domain-containing protein: MTELEHQVFSQIRAIIANEEQVLGRRGILIPLKKAILADGDVRNVVDIVSSDPALAAHLLWRSTTAHVGGAHNSKNRSLKDALIRLGQVNIYRYAFSFYLKERLDELPQPYKKLVLGYWRLTESIAASAVDSLKDLVSNNIDPDEVQTLALFSVFGQMIALTAFAYLNAESDESFPLGIIKQIIDTQQQTLTLEAFDSLGLDEELKEEFMIAHNLRQTRNPNSAGLVLRRVLSMRGLLLNPL; this comes from the coding sequence ATGACTGAGCTTGAGCATCAGGTTTTTTCTCAAATCAGGGCGATCATCGCCAATGAAGAGCAGGTATTAGGCCGCAGGGGAATTCTCATTCCACTGAAGAAGGCTATCCTTGCCGATGGTGATGTGCGTAATGTTGTTGATATTGTCTCCAGCGATCCGGCACTGGCGGCGCATCTATTGTGGCGAAGCACCACCGCACATGTGGGGGGCGCCCATAACAGTAAAAACCGCAGTCTCAAGGATGCGCTGATCCGTTTGGGGCAGGTGAACATTTACCGCTACGCCTTTAGCTTTTATTTGAAAGAACGCCTCGATGAGCTGCCGCAGCCCTATAAAAAGTTGGTCCTGGGGTACTGGCGCCTGACAGAAAGCATTGCCGCATCGGCGGTGGATAGTCTCAAAGATCTGGTGAGCAACAATATTGACCCGGACGAGGTTCAGACTCTGGCGCTCTTCAGTGTGTTCGGGCAGATGATCGCACTGACAGCCTTTGCGTATCTCAATGCCGAATCGGACGAGTCATTCCCTCTGGGCATCATCAAGCAAATTATCGATACCCAACAGCAAACCCTGACGCTGGAAGCCTTTGACTCACTCGGCCTCGATGAAGAGCTCAAAGAAGAGTTTATGATTGCTCACAACCTGCGCCAAACCCGCAACCCCAACTCGGCCGGTCTGGTACTGCGCCGGGTGTTGTCGATGCGTGGCTTGCTGCTCAATCCGCTGTAA
- a CDS encoding GDSL-type esterase/lipase family protein: MRILSVFFVLLFLSACGGPRLPFLGENARVLAFGDSLTFGVGASDGMDYPAHLSRLCDCEVINAGVSGETTTEGLARMADLLDETQPDLLILLEGGNDILRNQDKAQLKRNLEAMIREAQGRQVPVLLIAVPDRKVFLSPLPLYQELAEQFSLPLLEDTLPQLLSQSAMKSDTVHLNDAGYQLLAEEIYQLASESGAF; encoded by the coding sequence GTGCGTATTCTGTCAGTGTTTTTTGTCCTGCTGTTTTTATCAGCCTGTGGCGGTCCGCGATTGCCTTTTCTGGGGGAAAACGCCCGTGTTTTGGCCTTCGGTGACAGTTTAACTTTTGGGGTTGGCGCCAGTGATGGCATGGATTATCCCGCCCACCTTTCCCGTCTGTGCGATTGCGAAGTGATTAACGCCGGGGTATCGGGTGAAACAACCACCGAAGGGCTGGCACGAATGGCTGATTTACTCGATGAAACCCAACCGGATCTGCTTATCCTGCTGGAAGGCGGCAATGATATCCTCAGAAATCAGGATAAAGCACAGCTTAAGCGCAATTTGGAAGCTATGATTAGGGAAGCTCAGGGAAGGCAGGTGCCTGTGCTTTTGATTGCTGTACCAGACCGGAAGGTGTTTTTATCCCCGTTACCTTTGTATCAGGAACTGGCTGAGCAATTTTCCCTGCCACTGCTTGAGGATACGCTACCGCAGCTCCTGTCACAAAGCGCCATGAAATCGGACACTGTTCATTTAAATGACGCCGGATATCAGCTTTTGGCGGAAGAAATTTACCAGCTTGCGAGCGAGAGCGGAGCCTTTTGA
- a CDS encoding TonB-dependent receptor, with translation MGTKPSLISLALATSLLSSFASAQSPVDEHLVVIGRQADTPLNIAANVAVITADDIALSGAKDLAGLLRGQSAIQISDSGTGPVFAMRGFGAGQAANNTLVLVDGRRLNNIDIAAPSLNAVSLSQIERIEVLSGSAGVLYGDQAVGGVINIITKRSQENTGGASLTGGSFGSLGTAMDFSAALNERWSLFVGGNFDKSDNYRDHAVSESGSVLGRIEYRGDGQRFFAEASYYDDDRELAGSLTAEELAANPRQANAANSSDYQHNLTKAGRLGYEHSLTDHWTLAADLDASDTQVNYISWGGVGETERQLISLTPKAIGRYQTEAGELKLVTGVDLSRGESEFTSAYMERGNTQELWAAFAQASVPLTKSLSYVVGGRYAEVQDDIRDQNTFPQGGKLDNDAHALELGLNYRPVQGHRFYLRGEDNFRFAKVDEQAYTSQDSLRPQTGRSYEAGWDYQGAEQALRLSLYRLTLEDEIVFDPSADTPVGGYFPGANINADESRRYGAMLDWDWQLNDTISLGVDYQYTDAEFTAGLNDGKALSWVAKHSGRMYVSAQFADYWSAYVDAAYTGERFVEGDNANVGAQMDAFWLTNAAVSFRKDALSATLRLDNLFDEAYAASGFYSDWGNGYYPGEGRKVSLTLGLRY, from the coding sequence ATGGGTACCAAACCTTCTTTGATTTCATTGGCGCTGGCCACAAGCCTGCTGTCATCTTTCGCCTCAGCGCAATCACCTGTGGATGAACATCTGGTGGTCATTGGCCGTCAGGCTGATACCCCCCTCAATATCGCCGCCAATGTGGCTGTGATTACTGCCGATGACATAGCGCTCAGCGGTGCCAAAGATCTTGCCGGATTGCTGCGTGGCCAGAGTGCCATCCAGATAAGCGACAGCGGCACCGGGCCCGTCTTCGCCATGCGCGGTTTTGGTGCTGGCCAGGCGGCCAATAACACCCTGGTGCTGGTGGATGGCCGCCGTCTCAACAACATTGATATTGCTGCGCCCAGCCTCAATGCTGTGTCACTGAGTCAGATAGAACGTATTGAAGTGCTCTCCGGCAGCGCCGGTGTGCTCTATGGCGATCAGGCCGTTGGCGGTGTCATCAATATCATTACCAAGCGCAGTCAGGAAAACACCGGCGGCGCCTCGCTGACTGGTGGGAGTTTCGGCTCCCTTGGCACTGCCATGGATTTCTCGGCTGCGCTGAATGAACGCTGGAGTCTCTTCGTCGGTGGCAACTTCGATAAAAGCGACAACTACCGTGACCATGCCGTGAGTGAGTCCGGCTCAGTGTTGGGCCGCATTGAATACCGCGGCGATGGGCAGCGCTTCTTTGCTGAAGCCTCCTATTACGATGATGACCGTGAACTCGCAGGCTCTCTCACCGCAGAGGAGCTTGCCGCCAATCCCCGCCAGGCCAATGCCGCCAACAGCAGCGACTATCAGCACAATCTGACCAAGGCTGGCCGGTTGGGATACGAGCACAGTCTGACCGACCATTGGACCCTGGCTGCCGATCTCGATGCCAGCGATACCCAGGTGAATTACATCAGTTGGGGCGGCGTGGGTGAAACCGAGCGTCAACTCATCAGCCTGACTCCCAAAGCCATTGGCCGCTACCAGACAGAGGCGGGCGAACTTAAGTTGGTAACTGGAGTGGACCTGTCCCGTGGCGAGTCAGAATTTACCTCGGCTTATATGGAGCGCGGCAACACCCAGGAGCTCTGGGCGGCTTTTGCCCAGGCATCAGTGCCTTTGACCAAGTCACTGAGTTACGTGGTGGGTGGTCGTTATGCCGAAGTTCAGGACGATATTCGCGATCAGAATACCTTTCCCCAGGGTGGCAAGCTGGATAATGACGCCCATGCGCTTGAGCTTGGATTAAATTATCGCCCCGTGCAGGGACACAGATTCTACCTGCGCGGCGAAGATAACTTCCGTTTTGCCAAGGTGGATGAGCAGGCCTACACCAGTCAGGACAGCCTGAGACCCCAAACCGGCCGCAGCTATGAAGCTGGCTGGGACTATCAGGGGGCTGAGCAGGCATTGCGCCTGAGCCTCTACCGTTTAACCCTGGAAGATGAAATTGTGTTTGACCCCAGCGCCGACACGCCGGTGGGGGGCTATTTCCCGGGTGCCAATATCAACGCTGATGAGTCGCGCCGTTATGGAGCCATGTTGGATTGGGACTGGCAGCTCAATGACACCATCAGCCTGGGCGTCGACTACCAGTACACGGATGCTGAATTTACCGCCGGGCTGAATGATGGCAAAGCGCTGTCCTGGGTCGCCAAGCACAGTGGCCGTATGTATGTGTCAGCTCAGTTTGCCGATTATTGGTCGGCCTACGTAGATGCTGCCTACACGGGTGAGCGTTTTGTTGAAGGTGACAATGCCAATGTGGGCGCGCAGATGGATGCCTTTTGGCTGACCAATGCCGCCGTGAGCTTCCGTAAGGACGCCCTGAGTGCGACCCTGAGACTGGATAACCTGTTCGATGAAGCGTATGCCGCCTCGGGCTTCTACAGTGACTGGGGCAATGGGTATTATCCCGGTGAAGGTCGCAAAGTGAGCCTGACGTTGGGGTTGAGATACTGA